Proteins encoded within one genomic window of Vicinamibacterales bacterium:
- the rapZ gene encoding RNase adapter RapZ — translation MTAAIRKHDAGRTSGSRFVVLTGLSGAGKSQAIRALEDLGYFCVDNLPITLIPTLAELSHRAESEIPKVAIVVDVREGAFLSRFPKVLRKLRSKRGLKPALIFLEASDKALVRRFSETRRPHPLAHDRPIVDGIREERERLGPIRALADVTIDTSDLTVHELREVFMTLSRGREPRSRRLLITLLSFGFKHGVPAEADLVFDVRCLPNPHFVPGLRARTGRDRRVVRYMEEHEVTVDFRSKLTEFLRFVVPHYVAEGKSYLTVAIGCTGGRHRSVMMAEALKRGLADMEDVRLRVRHRDIDIVNE, via the coding sequence GTGACTGCCGCGATCCGAAAGCACGATGCCGGCCGCACGAGCGGAAGCCGGTTCGTGGTGCTCACCGGCCTGTCCGGCGCGGGCAAGTCGCAGGCGATCCGGGCGCTCGAGGATCTCGGCTACTTCTGCGTGGACAACCTGCCCATCACGTTGATTCCCACGCTCGCCGAGCTGTCCCACCGCGCGGAGAGCGAAATCCCGAAGGTCGCCATCGTCGTGGACGTGCGGGAAGGCGCTTTCCTCTCGCGCTTCCCGAAAGTGCTTCGGAAGCTCCGGTCGAAACGCGGCCTGAAGCCGGCGCTGATCTTCCTCGAGGCCAGCGACAAGGCGTTGGTGCGGCGGTTCAGCGAGACGCGCCGTCCGCACCCGCTGGCCCATGACCGGCCGATCGTCGATGGCATCCGCGAAGAGCGGGAACGCCTCGGTCCGATCCGTGCGCTCGCCGATGTGACCATCGATACGTCCGATCTGACCGTGCACGAGCTGCGCGAAGTCTTCATGACGCTGTCGCGCGGGCGGGAACCGAGGAGCCGGCGGCTCCTGATCACCCTCCTCAGCTTCGGCTTCAAGCACGGGGTGCCAGCGGAGGCAGACCTGGTGTTCGACGTCCGGTGCCTGCCAAATCCGCACTTCGTGCCGGGCCTGCGGGCGCGGACCGGGCGGGATCGCCGCGTCGTGCGCTACATGGAGGAACACGAGGTCACGGTCGACTTCCGGTCGAAGCTGACGGAGTTCCTGCGGTTCGTCGTGCCGCACTACGTAGCGGAAGGGAAGAGCTATCTCACCGTCGCGATTGGCTGCACGGGAGGTCGTCATCGGTCGGTCATGATGGCGGAGGCGCTCAAGCGGGGCCTGGCGGACATGGAAGACGTTCGCCTGCGCGTCCGTCACCGGGACATCGACATCGTCAACGAGTGA
- the hprK gene encoding HPr(Ser) kinase/phosphatase: MATAISGVSVGALLRSRSEALGLPLELLAGGAGIDRRITSPHIQKTGLALAGFDAYLSAGRILIFGESEIRYLESLVSSSRVDALRRTFAHGIPAVMVTGGFAAPAELEIEAERAGVPLLSTPVPTPLAIAKVSAILEDSLAERTIMHAVLMDILGLGVLIVGESGIGKSECALDLIVRGHRLVADDTVEIRRRAESVLIGTCPELTRNHMEVRGLGLINIKDLFGVASTRASKRVELVVQLERWEVGREYDRLGLDVAHYEILGLPVPLLRMPVAPGRNVSILVEVAARNQLLVSKGHHAARKLAERLDRQLLDPDHEDEDGEPDTDDRAEGES, translated from the coding sequence ATGGCCACCGCGATCTCCGGCGTCAGCGTCGGCGCGCTCCTGCGCAGCCGCTCCGAGGCCCTCGGGCTGCCACTCGAGCTCCTCGCGGGCGGCGCGGGCATCGATCGCCGCATCACCAGTCCCCACATCCAGAAGACCGGTCTTGCCCTGGCCGGGTTCGATGCCTACCTGTCGGCGGGGCGCATCTTGATCTTCGGTGAGAGCGAGATCCGGTATCTCGAGAGCCTCGTGTCCTCGTCGCGCGTGGACGCGTTGCGCCGCACGTTCGCGCATGGCATCCCGGCCGTGATGGTCACGGGCGGGTTTGCCGCGCCGGCCGAGCTCGAAATCGAAGCCGAACGGGCCGGCGTCCCGCTGCTGAGCACGCCGGTCCCCACTCCGCTCGCCATCGCCAAGGTGAGCGCGATCCTCGAGGACTCGCTCGCGGAACGGACCATCATGCACGCCGTGCTGATGGACATCCTCGGCCTCGGCGTGCTCATCGTGGGCGAGAGCGGCATCGGCAAGAGCGAGTGCGCCCTGGATCTGATCGTCCGCGGACACCGGCTCGTCGCCGACGACACGGTCGAGATCCGGCGACGGGCGGAGAGCGTGCTCATCGGGACCTGTCCCGAGCTCACGCGCAATCACATGGAGGTCCGCGGCCTCGGCCTCATCAACATCAAGGATCTGTTCGGGGTGGCATCGACCCGCGCATCCAAGCGCGTCGAACTCGTCGTCCAGCTGGAGCGGTGGGAAGTCGGCCGCGAGTACGACCGCCTCGGCCTGGATGTGGCCCACTACGAGATCCTGGGCCTTCCCGTGCCGCTGCTCAGGATGCCCGTCGCGCCCGGGCGCAATGTGTCGATCCTGGTCGAGGTGGCGGCGCGGAACCAGTTGCTGGTATCCAAGGGGCACCACGCGGCGCGCAAGCTGGCCGAGCGTCTCGACCGCCAACTGCTCGACCCGGACCATGAGGACGAGGATGGCGAGCCCGACACCGACGACCGCGCGGAGGGAGAGTCGTGA
- a CDS encoding DHHA1 domain-containing protein, whose translation VVAGEGWHRGVIGIVASKLVDTFYRPVVVISVEGGVGHGSCRSIPAFDMLGALEVCGRHLVRFGGHRLAAGLTLEASSLNAFRAAMQAHGDDLLAPDDLRPRLRIDARLGLDEIKGRVVEEIASLEPFGLGNPRPVFTAGPVEIVDGPRRVKERHLKMAVRQRGRVFRAMAWRSAEREPFLLEHRGALDLAFSLAENTFNGETHIELNLADVRASEPVLVT comes from the coding sequence GTCGTGGCGGGTGAGGGGTGGCACCGCGGCGTCATCGGGATCGTGGCGTCCAAACTGGTGGACACGTTCTACCGTCCCGTCGTCGTCATCTCGGTGGAGGGCGGGGTCGGCCACGGATCGTGTCGAAGCATTCCGGCGTTCGACATGCTTGGCGCGCTCGAGGTGTGCGGCCGACACCTCGTGCGGTTCGGCGGCCACCGGCTGGCTGCGGGCCTGACGCTGGAGGCCTCGTCGCTCAACGCGTTTCGCGCCGCCATGCAGGCCCACGGTGATGACCTGCTGGCCCCCGATGACCTTCGTCCGCGCCTGCGGATCGACGCACGCCTCGGACTCGATGAAATCAAGGGGCGGGTGGTCGAGGAAATCGCCTCGCTCGAGCCGTTCGGGCTCGGCAACCCCCGCCCGGTCTTCACCGCCGGCCCCGTCGAGATTGTCGATGGCCCCCGCCGGGTCAAGGAACGCCATCTGAAGATGGCGGTGCGGCAGCGCGGTCGAGTCTTCCGGGCGATGGCCTGGCGCTCGGCGGAACGTGAACCCTTCCTCCTCGAGCACCGGGGGGCACTGGACCTGGCGTTCTCTCTCGCAGAGAATACATTCAACGGTGAGACGCACATCGAGCTGAACCTGGCCGACGTGCGCGCCTCCGAACCCGTGCTGGTCACCTGA
- the rpoN gene encoding RNA polymerase factor sigma-54 has protein sequence MAIQQRLHTKLVQKLILTPSLQQAIKLLPMSTLELGELLTQEMVENPMLEEVPTEDLQAAEPAATPEKAEEPPKEQKTDAWDDQDYEYFFGDYLDEGYRPRAQQEIKELPPIENTLSTTTSLSDHLLWQLSIKSDDDAVREIGTAIIGNLDDDGYLVASVDEIAAMGSWPVTDVENALTLVQGFDPIGVAARDLQECLWLQLRHLGLEGTPTEKIVTEHLRLLQNHQVPELARKLSLSVEELKQHIAIIQHLDPKPGSRYNRPQSQYVTPDVTVVKVEDQYVVLLNEEGLPQLRISPAYRRLLEKGSENSDETRAYVKDKFRSALWLIKSVEQRQKTIYKVATSIINFQHDFLDHGIEHLRPLVLRDVANDIGMHESTVSRVVTNKYMHTPQGVFEMKFFFHSGISSSYGESVSSVTIKQRIRKIIENEDAHKPLSDSKIVSLLQKEGLVLARRTIAKYREELKIPTSNQRKVLY, from the coding sequence ATGGCTATCCAGCAGAGACTCCACACCAAGCTCGTCCAGAAGCTGATTCTGACGCCATCGCTGCAGCAGGCCATCAAGCTGCTGCCGATGTCCACCCTCGAGCTCGGCGAACTGCTGACCCAGGAGATGGTCGAGAATCCGATGCTCGAGGAGGTCCCGACCGAGGACCTGCAGGCCGCCGAGCCAGCCGCCACGCCCGAGAAGGCCGAAGAGCCGCCCAAGGAGCAGAAGACCGACGCGTGGGACGACCAGGACTACGAGTACTTCTTCGGTGACTACCTGGACGAGGGGTACCGGCCCCGCGCGCAGCAGGAGATCAAGGAGCTGCCGCCGATCGAGAACACGCTCTCGACCACGACGTCGCTCTCGGATCACCTGCTCTGGCAACTCTCGATCAAGTCGGACGACGACGCGGTGCGCGAGATCGGCACGGCCATCATCGGGAACCTCGATGACGACGGATATCTGGTGGCCTCGGTCGACGAGATCGCGGCCATGGGAAGCTGGCCGGTGACCGACGTCGAGAACGCCCTGACGCTCGTGCAGGGCTTCGACCCGATTGGTGTGGCGGCGCGCGATCTGCAGGAGTGTCTCTGGCTGCAGCTTCGACACCTGGGACTCGAAGGCACGCCAACCGAGAAGATCGTCACCGAGCATCTGCGGCTCCTGCAGAACCACCAGGTTCCGGAACTCGCCCGCAAGCTGAGCCTGTCGGTCGAGGAGCTCAAACAGCACATCGCGATCATCCAGCATCTCGACCCGAAGCCGGGCAGCCGGTACAACCGGCCGCAGTCGCAATACGTCACCCCGGACGTGACGGTTGTGAAGGTCGAGGATCAGTACGTGGTCCTGCTCAACGAAGAGGGGCTGCCTCAGCTGCGGATCAGCCCGGCCTACCGCCGCCTCCTCGAGAAGGGATCCGAGAACAGCGACGAGACGCGCGCCTACGTCAAGGACAAGTTCCGATCGGCGTTGTGGCTCATCAAGTCGGTCGAGCAGCGCCAGAAGACGATCTACAAGGTCGCCACGAGCATCATCAACTTCCAGCACGACTTCCTCGACCATGGCATCGAGCACCTTCGCCCGCTGGTGCTGCGCGACGTGGCCAACGACATCGGGATGCACGAGTCGACGGTCAGCCGCGTGGTGACGAACAAGTACATGCACACGCCGCAAGGCGTGTTCGAGATGAAGTTCTTCTTCCACAGCGGCATCAGCAGTTCGTACGGAGAGAGCGTCTCGTCGGTCACGATCAAGCAGCGCATCCGGAAGATCATCGAGAACGAAGACGCGCACAAGCCGCTGAGTGACTCGAAGATCGTGAGCCTGTTGCAGAAGGAAGGGCTCGTCCTGGCTCGTCGCACGATCGCGAAATACCGCGAGGAGCTGAAGATTCCTACTTCCAACCAGCGCAAGGTGCTGTACTGA
- a CDS encoding PTS sugar transporter subunit IIA: MIGVVVVTHGQLATELVNAAETIVGDLPQFAAVSIGWHDDVDDAREEIKQTIARVQGPEGVLILTDMFGGTPANLGLTFLETDRVEIITGVNLPMLIKLAGVQKPATLLGVAREMREHGRNAIWVASDLLHSESRTADDKTEK, from the coding sequence ATGATTGGTGTGGTCGTCGTCACGCACGGACAACTGGCGACCGAGCTGGTCAATGCGGCCGAGACGATTGTCGGCGATCTGCCGCAGTTCGCGGCGGTGTCGATCGGCTGGCACGACGATGTGGATGACGCCCGCGAGGAGATCAAGCAGACCATCGCACGGGTGCAAGGGCCGGAAGGCGTGCTGATCCTGACCGACATGTTCGGCGGGACACCGGCGAACCTGGGTCTGACCTTCCTCGAGACCGATCGCGTGGAGATCATCACCGGCGTGAACCTGCCGATGCTCATCAAGCTCGCCGGCGTGCAGAAACCTGCAACACTGCTCGGCGTCGCCCGCGAGATGCGCGAGCACGGCCGAAACGCCATCTGGGTGGCATCCGACCTCCTCCATTCGGAGAGCCGGACAGCGGACGACAAGACGGAGAAGTGA
- a CDS encoding single-stranded DNA-binding protein: MGTVNRVILVGNLGRDAELRYTGGGTPVANFSLATTEVFKDKDGNRREETEWHRVSLMGKQAESVNEYLRKGKQVYVEGRLRTRSWDDKEGNKRTTTEVIANRVVLLGGGGGGRSQTGEREVSHEHAGAGAGADLGAGLPADDEVPF, from the coding sequence ATGGGCACCGTGAACCGGGTCATCCTCGTGGGCAATCTGGGCAGGGACGCCGAACTGCGTTATACCGGTGGCGGCACGCCCGTGGCGAACTTCAGTCTGGCCACCACCGAGGTCTTCAAGGACAAGGACGGCAATCGCCGCGAGGAGACCGAGTGGCATCGCGTGTCCCTGATGGGCAAGCAGGCTGAATCGGTGAACGAGTATCTCCGCAAGGGCAAGCAGGTCTACGTCGAAGGCCGGCTGCGGACCCGCAGCTGGGACGACAAGGAAGGCAACAAACGGACGACGACCGAGGTCATCGCGAACCGGGTGGTGCTGCTCGGTGGCGGGGGCGGCGGCCGCAGCCAGACCGGCGAGCGCGAGGTGTCCCACGAGCACGCCGGCGCCGGCGCCGGCGCCGACCTGGGTGCCGGGCTGCCGGCGGACGATGAGGTGCCGTTCTAG
- the raiA gene encoding ribosome-associated translation inhibitor RaiA encodes MRLELTGRHVDITPDLRKQVEKKLAKVDRLMKDGIVSVQAVLALERYRHKSEITVHTRGEHFLHGIGDTNSWDTSISDAIERITQQIVKVKSKYQERKRRATSARVMPADGEPAPTRPAGAKTRRVRRVPRYPVKPMTVDEAAMSVDSGDDSFLVFRNATTDSINVVYRRKDGHLGLIEPEG; translated from the coding sequence ATGCGACTCGAACTGACCGGCCGACACGTCGACATCACTCCGGACCTGCGCAAGCAGGTGGAGAAGAAACTCGCCAAGGTCGATCGTCTGATGAAGGACGGGATTGTCTCCGTCCAGGCGGTACTCGCGCTCGAGCGGTATCGTCACAAGTCGGAAATCACAGTGCACACCAGGGGCGAGCACTTCCTGCACGGCATCGGGGACACCAACAGTTGGGACACGTCGATCAGCGATGCGATCGAGAGGATCACCCAGCAAATCGTCAAAGTGAAGAGCAAGTACCAGGAGCGCAAGCGCCGCGCCACGTCGGCCCGAGTCATGCCGGCCGACGGGGAGCCGGCGCCTACCCGGCCTGCGGGCGCCAAGACGCGCCGGGTGCGTCGCGTGCCGCGATATCCGGTGAAGCCGATGACCGTGGATGAAGCCGCGATGAGCGTGGATTCGGGCGATGACTCGTTCCTCGTCTTCCGCAACGCGACCACCGACTCGATCAACGTCGTGTACCGCCGCAAGGACGGACATCTGGGGCTGATCGAGCCGGAGGGCTGA
- a CDS encoding LptA/OstA family protein, translating to MTPWQRRLRVGLGLFVIAFAAILFVSIRRPVGPAHPDKTRRNDPKAVTEQIKGTILLAKGTSPDYKLDFERLVQYADGRSTLLGVKARVPQRGGRDFLVTAKEGEVVGEQPKVNVKLHGSVELTTSDGLKLNTEDASYLDAEGVVQMPGPVTFSRNRMSGSAVGLSYDKNRDTLWLLDKAVIQIAPDENGKDSAHVEAGAAGHARRDKYIRFERHVKVDRDGQTIEAEGAVAFLTPDEKRIQMVELRGASRVTGKGDTSGGMKGMTARDMNLTYGPDGKQLQRALLNGDGVIELGGVAGRAGRRLAGQFVDVALGPDGTTVTGLSARDRVQLDLPADAGTPARRIRGGALQAAGQPGVGLTRAEFSEDVDFQESSAAPKAGTPTVDPTRVGRGVCFREPAPPAGVRVARSGTLDLALKNGFTTIESARFGRGACFQDSAIVGTAREARYGMAAGSLNLSGADEKTGRPPQVSDEHATIEASRIEILLDAKKITAIDSVKSDMRATKPATPTAGAARAQPAPPGGNAQTHLPSILKEDQPVSATADSLVYDSSASHAVYTGHAQLWQGDVTIKADTIVLDDQKGDLSASGAVVSKMLLEQVNDKTKAKERVHSVATAKALAYDDKLRRATYTGAAHLTGPQGDLTADRIELFLKESGNEVDRLEAYVNVAMRTPDNRKASGARLTYLSAEERYDMTGLPVRIEEECRETIGKSLTFFKSADRIIVDGNEERRTETKGGGKCPGPRFD from the coding sequence ATGACTCCCTGGCAGCGCCGCCTTCGCGTTGGACTTGGCCTCTTCGTCATCGCCTTCGCGGCGATCCTCTTCGTGTCGATCCGGAGACCGGTCGGGCCGGCGCATCCGGACAAGACACGCCGCAACGATCCGAAGGCGGTGACCGAGCAGATCAAGGGCACCATTCTCCTGGCCAAAGGGACGAGTCCCGACTACAAGCTCGATTTCGAGCGCCTCGTGCAGTACGCGGATGGCCGCAGCACGCTCCTCGGCGTGAAAGCGCGGGTCCCGCAGCGAGGCGGCCGTGACTTTCTCGTCACGGCGAAGGAAGGCGAGGTCGTCGGTGAGCAGCCCAAGGTCAATGTGAAGTTGCACGGTTCGGTCGAGTTGACGACGAGCGACGGACTCAAGCTGAACACCGAAGATGCGTCGTATCTCGATGCCGAGGGTGTGGTGCAGATGCCGGGGCCGGTCACCTTCTCGCGCAACCGCATGAGCGGGTCGGCGGTTGGGCTGTCATACGACAAGAACCGGGATACGTTGTGGCTACTCGACAAGGCTGTCATCCAGATCGCGCCGGATGAGAACGGGAAGGACAGTGCGCATGTCGAGGCCGGCGCCGCCGGCCATGCGCGCAGGGACAAGTACATCCGGTTCGAGCGCCACGTGAAGGTTGACCGCGACGGCCAGACGATCGAGGCGGAGGGCGCGGTGGCCTTCCTGACGCCCGACGAGAAGCGGATCCAGATGGTGGAACTCCGGGGAGCGTCGCGTGTCACGGGGAAGGGCGACACGAGTGGCGGGATGAAAGGAATGACGGCCCGCGACATGAATCTGACCTACGGGCCCGATGGAAAGCAGTTGCAGCGGGCGCTGCTCAACGGCGACGGCGTCATCGAACTCGGTGGCGTCGCGGGTCGCGCTGGGCGCCGCCTCGCCGGGCAGTTCGTGGACGTGGCGCTTGGTCCGGACGGCACCACGGTGACCGGGTTGAGCGCGCGGGATCGGGTGCAACTCGACCTGCCTGCCGATGCAGGCACACCTGCGCGACGCATTCGCGGAGGAGCCCTGCAGGCGGCCGGCCAGCCCGGCGTGGGCCTGACGCGGGCGGAGTTCAGCGAGGACGTGGATTTCCAGGAGTCGTCGGCAGCGCCAAAGGCCGGCACCCCGACCGTCGATCCGACACGGGTCGGGAGGGGTGTGTGTTTTCGGGAACCGGCGCCGCCCGCCGGCGTGCGCGTGGCCCGATCCGGGACGCTCGATCTGGCGCTCAAGAACGGCTTCACGACCATCGAGTCGGCGCGCTTCGGGAGGGGCGCGTGCTTCCAGGACTCGGCAATCGTCGGAACCGCGCGCGAGGCACGCTACGGCATGGCCGCCGGATCGCTCAACCTGTCCGGGGCCGACGAGAAGACCGGCCGGCCGCCTCAGGTCAGCGACGAACACGCGACCATCGAGGCCAGCCGAATCGAGATCCTGCTCGATGCGAAGAAGATCACCGCCATCGACTCGGTCAAGAGCGACATGCGCGCCACGAAGCCGGCAACGCCGACAGCCGGTGCGGCACGCGCACAACCGGCCCCGCCTGGCGGCAACGCCCAGACGCACCTGCCGTCGATCCTCAAGGAGGATCAGCCGGTGTCGGCGACCGCCGACAGCTTGGTCTACGACAGCAGCGCGTCACATGCCGTGTACACCGGCCACGCGCAGCTGTGGCAGGGGGACGTGACGATCAAAGCCGATACGATCGTGCTCGACGACCAGAAGGGTGACCTGTCGGCCAGCGGCGCTGTCGTCTCGAAGATGCTCCTCGAACAGGTGAACGACAAGACCAAGGCCAAGGAGCGGGTGCACTCAGTGGCCACCGCGAAGGCCCTCGCCTACGACGACAAGTTGCGGCGCGCGACCTACACGGGTGCGGCCCACCTCACGGGTCCGCAGGGCGACCTCACGGCCGACAGGATCGAACTGTTCCTGAAGGAGAGTGGAAACGAGGTCGATCGGCTCGAGGCGTATGTGAACGTCGCCATGCGGACCCCGGACAATCGGAAGGCGAGCGGCGCGAGACTGACGTACCTGTCCGCCGAGGAGCGGTACGACATGACCGGCCTGCCGGTGCGGATCGAGGAAGAATGTCGCGAAACTATTGGGAAATCTTTGACTTTCTTCAAATCGGCTGATAGGATCATCGTCGACGGCAACGAGGAGAGACGTACCGAAACCAAGGGCGGCGGAAAGTGCCCGGGGCCTCGCTTCGACTGA
- the ptsP gene encoding phosphoenolpyruvate--protein phosphotransferase encodes MRRLTGIAVSPGIVVGRAVLLKQNPLVIRFPIGTDRVEEEIARLEEARDRSRRQLHQIKARVANGPGAELSYLFEAQLLMIDDPMLVARARDLIASERVNAEWAVQHAFEDLSRIFDGVEDAYLRERKGDVADVVGRLRMNLGRGRGRGLELFRDVDAASVLIADELTPSMAVQVDWQKILGFASDTGSRTHHTAILARSLHVPAVVGLGQASQAVKPGVMVIIDGTAGEIVIDPPAGMVEAVRTRVAAVSGLAGARTSARLPASTETADGTPIGLQANIELPDDIATARAYGARGIGLFRSEFLLAMTPADTLTEDIQYEAYRTLVAGMAPGVVTVRTFDVEEDQLLAWPRSGGVGDRSGGRAPGPSRGPMGLRAIRLSLDRRDVFKNQLRALLRASRHGRLRIIFPFVSGVEELREARAFLVEAAEELRARGEAPAALPPVGVMIEIPSAAITADVLAREADFFSIGTNDLIQYLLAVDRTDARVSHLYEPLHPAVLRTLRMIVRAAARHHLPVSLCGEMASDPAVLPLLVGMGLTDFSMSPAALPLARQVIGGLRLADARRLVARVMRLTTGAEIERYLARARGGMPARPVSPGSESGTGGSGDDE; translated from the coding sequence GTGCGCCGCCTGACCGGTATCGCCGTCTCGCCAGGGATCGTGGTCGGACGCGCGGTGCTCCTCAAGCAGAACCCACTGGTCATCCGCTTTCCGATCGGCACCGATCGTGTCGAGGAGGAGATCGCACGCCTCGAGGAGGCGCGCGATCGATCGCGACGCCAACTCCACCAGATCAAGGCTCGAGTGGCAAACGGTCCGGGCGCCGAGCTGAGCTACCTGTTCGAAGCACAGTTGCTCATGATCGACGACCCCATGCTCGTGGCGAGGGCCAGAGATCTCATCGCCTCCGAGCGCGTGAACGCCGAGTGGGCGGTGCAGCATGCGTTCGAGGACCTCTCGCGGATCTTCGACGGGGTCGAGGATGCCTACCTGCGCGAACGCAAGGGTGATGTCGCCGACGTGGTGGGGCGCCTCCGCATGAACCTCGGCCGCGGCCGAGGTCGGGGTCTGGAGCTGTTCCGCGACGTGGACGCCGCATCGGTGCTCATCGCCGACGAACTCACCCCCTCGATGGCCGTCCAGGTGGACTGGCAGAAGATTCTCGGGTTTGCCAGCGACACCGGGAGCCGCACGCACCACACCGCGATCCTCGCCAGGTCCCTGCACGTACCGGCGGTGGTTGGTCTCGGCCAGGCGAGCCAGGCGGTGAAGCCCGGGGTCATGGTCATCATCGACGGCACGGCGGGCGAGATCGTCATCGATCCTCCAGCCGGGATGGTGGAGGCGGTGCGGACACGGGTCGCGGCGGTGTCGGGACTCGCCGGGGCCAGGACCTCGGCGCGGCTGCCGGCCTCGACCGAAACTGCCGACGGGACGCCCATCGGGCTGCAGGCCAATATCGAGTTGCCGGACGATATCGCCACCGCTCGCGCCTACGGCGCCCGGGGCATTGGCCTGTTCCGATCCGAGTTCCTGCTCGCGATGACGCCCGCGGACACGCTGACCGAGGACATCCAGTACGAAGCCTACCGCACGCTGGTCGCGGGCATGGCTCCCGGCGTGGTGACCGTCCGCACGTTCGACGTGGAGGAGGACCAACTCCTGGCGTGGCCTCGTAGCGGGGGTGTCGGCGACCGTTCGGGAGGCAGGGCGCCGGGGCCCTCGCGCGGCCCGATGGGACTGCGCGCCATCAGGCTGAGCCTGGATCGGCGCGACGTCTTCAAGAACCAGCTGCGCGCGCTCCTTCGTGCGAGCCGCCACGGGCGCCTGCGGATCATCTTCCCGTTCGTGTCGGGCGTCGAGGAACTGCGCGAGGCGCGCGCCTTCCTGGTGGAGGCCGCCGAGGAACTGCGGGCACGGGGCGAGGCGCCTGCGGCCCTGCCGCCAGTGGGCGTGATGATCGAGATTCCGTCCGCCGCGATCACCGCCGATGTGCTGGCACGCGAGGCGGACTTCTTCAGCATCGGCACCAACGATCTCATCCAGTATTTGCTGGCCGTGGACCGCACCGATGCCCGCGTGTCACACTTGTACGAACCGCTGCACCCGGCGGTGCTTCGCACGCTGCGAATGATCGTCCGGGCCGCCGCGCGGCACCACCTCCCGGTGTCGTTGTGCGGCGAGATGGCGTCCGATCCGGCGGTGCTGCCGCTGCTCGTCGGAATGGGCCTGACCGACTTCAGCATGAGCCCGGCGGCGTTGCCGCTGGCCCGACAGGTCATCGGTGGCCTCCGCCTCGCCGACGCCCGTCGCCTCGTGGCGCGCGTGATGCGCCTCACGACTGGGGCGGAGATCGAGCGATATCTTGCGCGCGCCAGGGGCGGGATGCCGGCCCGCCCCGTTTCACCGGGCAGCGAGTCCGGTACTGGAGGCTCGGGTGACGACGAGTGA
- the lptB gene encoding LPS export ABC transporter ATP-binding protein — protein sequence MATLRTLELTKSYGGRTVVRGVSLDVASGEVVGLLGPNGAGKTTTFYMTVGLTAPDAGRVLLDGKDVTDDPMYLRARKGIGYLPQEPSIFRGLTVEQNILAILETLALDGEARRVRLRELLAELNLTPLAGAPAYTLSGGERRRVEITRALVISPLFILLDEPFAGIDPIAVADIQKIIFHLKDRGIGVLITDHNVRETLRITDRAYIVHDGAIFRSGTPDSLAGDEDVRRIYLGTDFRLD from the coding sequence ATGGCCACGCTGCGGACGCTCGAACTCACGAAGTCTTATGGCGGCCGCACAGTCGTCCGCGGCGTGAGCCTTGACGTTGCGTCCGGCGAGGTGGTCGGCCTGCTCGGCCCGAACGGCGCGGGCAAGACCACCACGTTCTACATGACCGTTGGACTCACGGCGCCCGACGCCGGGCGCGTGCTGCTCGACGGCAAGGACGTCACGGACGACCCGATGTACCTGCGGGCGCGGAAGGGGATTGGGTACCTCCCGCAGGAACCTTCGATCTTCCGAGGCCTCACGGTCGAACAGAACATACTCGCGATTCTCGAGACCTTGGCGCTCGACGGCGAGGCGCGCCGCGTCCGCCTCCGGGAACTGCTCGCCGAGTTGAACCTGACCCCGCTGGCAGGCGCGCCGGCCTATACGCTCTCCGGAGGGGAGCGGCGACGGGTCGAGATCACGCGCGCGCTCGTGATATCCCCGCTCTTCATCCTCCTCGACGAACCGTTCGCGGGGATTGACCCGATTGCGGTGGCGGATATCCAGAAGATCATCTTCCATCTGAAGGACCGGGGCATCGGAGTGTTGATCACCGACCACAACGTACGCGAGACGCTGCGCATCACCGACCGGGCGTACATCGTGCACGACGGGGCTATCTTCCGCAGCGGGACCCCGGACAGCCTGGCCGGCGACGAAGACGTGCGGAGGATTTACCTCGGGACCGACTTCAGGTTGGACTAA
- a CDS encoding HPr family phosphocarrier protein → MVSRSVTVRNQLGMHARAAARFVHAASAFEARIRVGRGTRVVDGKSIMGVLLLAAACGSDITISAEGADERAAVEALCLLVESGFGEGPCAA, encoded by the coding sequence ATGGTGTCGCGTAGTGTGACGGTTCGCAATCAATTGGGAATGCACGCGCGGGCCGCGGCGCGATTCGTTCATGCGGCGAGCGCCTTCGAGGCCCGTATCCGCGTCGGGCGGGGCACGCGCGTGGTGGACGGCAAGAGCATCATGGGCGTCCTGCTGCTGGCGGCCGCCTGCGGATCCGACATTACCATCTCCGCCGAGGGGGCCGACGAGAGGGCGGCCGTCGAGGCGCTCTGTCTGCTCGTCGAGTCGGGCTTTGGCGAGGGGCCGTGCGCCGCCTGA